The Mauremys reevesii isolate NIE-2019 linkage group 1, ASM1616193v1, whole genome shotgun sequence genome has a segment encoding these proteins:
- the NUDT5 gene encoding ADP-sugar pyrophosphatase isoform X2 — protein MYSSSVDFVQETSLKMENNATTEILESTRPSILKEEAIAERKWVKLEQTTYVDPSGKTRIWETVKRTTKKEDSSADGVSVIPVLQRTLHYDCIVLVKQFRPPMGGYCLEFPAGLIEGNESPESAALRELEEETGYKGDVVECSPAVCLDPGLTNCTTHIVTVTINGDDACNTRPMQKPEEGEFVEVVSLPKNDLLQRIEELVAEDHVLVDARVYAYALALKHATQKPLQVPFMKF, from the exons ATGTACAGCAG TAGTGTGGACTTTGTGCAAGAGACATCCCTGAAAATGGAAAACAACGCAACCACAGAAATTCTGGAATCTACTAGACCATCCATCCTTAAAGAAGAG GCAATTGCAGAAAGAAAATGGGTGAAGCTTGAACAAACGACCTACGTTGATCCCTCAGGTAAAACCAG AATTTGGGAAACCGTAAAGCGTACTACCAAGAAAGAGGACAGTTCAGCGGATG GTGTATCAGTTATACCTGTGCTACAAAGAACTCTCCACTATGATTGCATTGTCCTAGTGAAACAATTCAGGCCTCCAATGGGAGGGTATTGCTTGGAATTCCCTGCAG GCCTCATTGAGGGAAATGAAAGCCCAGAAAGCGCTGCCTTGCGAGAGTTGGAGGAAGAAACGGGGTACAAAGGGGATGTCGTTGAATGTTCTCCAG CTGTTTGCTTGGACCCTGGTTTGACAAACTGCACAACGCACATTGTGACTGTCACCATTAATGGAGATGATGCTTGTAATACAAGACCCATGCAAAAACCTG AGGAAGGAG AATTTGTGGAAGTTGTTTCACTACCAAAGAATGATCTACTGCAGAGAATTGAAG AGCTAGTGGCAGAAGACCATGTTTTAGTGGATGCCAGAGTTTACGCCTATGCATTGGCACTGAAACATGCAACACAAAAACCCCTCCAAGTGCCTTTTATGAAGTTCTAA
- the NUDT5 gene encoding ADP-sugar pyrophosphatase isoform X1 produces the protein MRIYVIGRFTPICLRSIHDICKLMSVSVDFVQETSLKMENNATTEILESTRPSILKEEAIAERKWVKLEQTTYVDPSGKTRIWETVKRTTKKEDSSADGVSVIPVLQRTLHYDCIVLVKQFRPPMGGYCLEFPAGLIEGNESPESAALRELEEETGYKGDVVECSPAVCLDPGLTNCTTHIVTVTINGDDACNTRPMQKPEEGEFVEVVSLPKNDLLQRIEELVAEDHVLVDARVYAYALALKHATQKPLQVPFMKF, from the exons ATGAGAATTTATGTCATCGGAAGATTTACCCCCATATGTCTTCGCAGCATCCATGATATTTGCAAGctgatgagtgt TAGTGTGGACTTTGTGCAAGAGACATCCCTGAAAATGGAAAACAACGCAACCACAGAAATTCTGGAATCTACTAGACCATCCATCCTTAAAGAAGAG GCAATTGCAGAAAGAAAATGGGTGAAGCTTGAACAAACGACCTACGTTGATCCCTCAGGTAAAACCAG AATTTGGGAAACCGTAAAGCGTACTACCAAGAAAGAGGACAGTTCAGCGGATG GTGTATCAGTTATACCTGTGCTACAAAGAACTCTCCACTATGATTGCATTGTCCTAGTGAAACAATTCAGGCCTCCAATGGGAGGGTATTGCTTGGAATTCCCTGCAG GCCTCATTGAGGGAAATGAAAGCCCAGAAAGCGCTGCCTTGCGAGAGTTGGAGGAAGAAACGGGGTACAAAGGGGATGTCGTTGAATGTTCTCCAG CTGTTTGCTTGGACCCTGGTTTGACAAACTGCACAACGCACATTGTGACTGTCACCATTAATGGAGATGATGCTTGTAATACAAGACCCATGCAAAAACCTG AGGAAGGAG AATTTGTGGAAGTTGTTTCACTACCAAAGAATGATCTACTGCAGAGAATTGAAG AGCTAGTGGCAGAAGACCATGTTTTAGTGGATGCCAGAGTTTACGCCTATGCATTGGCACTGAAACATGCAACACAAAAACCCCTCCAAGTGCCTTTTATGAAGTTCTAA
- the NUDT5 gene encoding ADP-sugar pyrophosphatase isoform X3, with product MENNATTEILESTRPSILKEEAIAERKWVKLEQTTYVDPSGKTRIWETVKRTTKKEDSSADGVSVIPVLQRTLHYDCIVLVKQFRPPMGGYCLEFPAGLIEGNESPESAALRELEEETGYKGDVVECSPAVCLDPGLTNCTTHIVTVTINGDDACNTRPMQKPEEGEFVEVVSLPKNDLLQRIEELVAEDHVLVDARVYAYALALKHATQKPLQVPFMKF from the exons ATGGAAAACAACGCAACCACAGAAATTCTGGAATCTACTAGACCATCCATCCTTAAAGAAGAG GCAATTGCAGAAAGAAAATGGGTGAAGCTTGAACAAACGACCTACGTTGATCCCTCAGGTAAAACCAG AATTTGGGAAACCGTAAAGCGTACTACCAAGAAAGAGGACAGTTCAGCGGATG GTGTATCAGTTATACCTGTGCTACAAAGAACTCTCCACTATGATTGCATTGTCCTAGTGAAACAATTCAGGCCTCCAATGGGAGGGTATTGCTTGGAATTCCCTGCAG GCCTCATTGAGGGAAATGAAAGCCCAGAAAGCGCTGCCTTGCGAGAGTTGGAGGAAGAAACGGGGTACAAAGGGGATGTCGTTGAATGTTCTCCAG CTGTTTGCTTGGACCCTGGTTTGACAAACTGCACAACGCACATTGTGACTGTCACCATTAATGGAGATGATGCTTGTAATACAAGACCCATGCAAAAACCTG AGGAAGGAG AATTTGTGGAAGTTGTTTCACTACCAAAGAATGATCTACTGCAGAGAATTGAAG AGCTAGTGGCAGAAGACCATGTTTTAGTGGATGCCAGAGTTTACGCCTATGCATTGGCACTGAAACATGCAACACAAAAACCCCTCCAAGTGCCTTTTATGAAGTTCTAA
- the SEC61A2 gene encoding protein transport protein Sec61 subunit alpha isoform X3 — protein sequence MILQWTLMELGISPIVTSGLIMQLLAGAKIIEVGDTPKDRALFNGAQKLFGMIITIGQAIVYVMTGMYGDPAEMGAGICLLIIIQLFVAGLIVLLLDELLQKGYGLGSGISLFIATNICETIVWKAFSPTTINTGRGTEFEGAVIALFHLLATRTDKVRALREAFYRQNLPNLMNLIATVFVFAVVIYFQGFRVDLPIKSARYRGQYSSYPIKLFYTSNIPIILQSALVSNLYVISQMLSVRFSGNFLVNLLGQWADVSGGGPARSYPVGGLCYYLSPPESMGAIFEDPVHVIVYIIFMLGSCAFFSKTWIEVSGSSAKDVAKQLKEQQMVMRGHRDTSMVHELNRYIPTAAAFGGLCIGALSVLADFLGAIGSGTGILLAVTIIYQYFEIFVKEQAEVGGVGALFF from the exons ATGATACTGCAAT ggacTTTGATGGAGTTGGGTATCTCGCCCATTGTGACATCTGGTTTGATCATGCAGCTGTTAGCTGGTGCCAAGATCATTGAAGTTGGTGATACACCAAAAGACAGAGCTCTTTTCAATGGAGCCCAGAAAT TGTTCGGGATGATTATAACCATTGGGCAGGCCATTGTGTACGTCATGACTGGGATGTATGGAGATCCTGCTGAAATGGGTGCTGGAATTTGTCTCCTTATCATAATTCAG TTGTTTGTTGCTGGTTTGATTGTGCTGCTGTTAGATGAGCTGCTGCAGAAGGGTTACGGCTTGGGGTCTGGTATTTCCCTCTTTATTGCTACCAACATCTGTGAAACCATTGTCTGGAAGGCTTTTAGTCCCACTACCATTAATACTGGCAGAG GAACGGAGTTTGAGGGTGCAGTGATTGCATTATTCCATCTTCTGGCTACACGAACTGACAAAGTCCGTGCTTTGCGGGAGGCTTTCTACCGACAGAACTTGCCCAATCTCATGAATCTGATTGCTACAGTATTTGTGTTTGCTGTGGTCATATATTTTCAG GGATTTCGTGTTGATTTACCTATCAAGTCTGCTCGATACCGTGGACAATACAGTAGCTATCCCATCAAACTCTTCTATACCTCCAACATTCCCATCATTCTTCAGTCTGCCTTAGTTTCAAACCTCTATGTCATTTCCCAGATGTTGTCTGTTCGGTTTAGTGGCAACTTCTTAGTAAACTTACTAGGACAGTGGGCA GATGTCAGTGGTGGTGGCCCTGCTCGCTCTTACCCAGTTGGTGGTCTCTGCTATTACCTATCTCCCCCAGAATCCATGGGTGCTATATTTGAGGATCCTGTCCATGTAATTGTTTACATCATTTTTATGTTGGGATCCTGTGCGTTCTTCTCCAAGACATGGATTGAGGTGTCTGGTTCATCAGCAAAAGAT GTTGCTAAGCAACTGAAAGAACAGCAAATGGTGATGAGAGGCCACAGGGATACATCGATGGTTCATGAGCTTAATAG GTACATCCCTACAGCAGCTGCATTTGGTGGCTTGTGCATTGGTGCCCTCTCAGTATTAGCAGACTTTCTTGGAGCCATTGGATCAGGCACTGGCATCCTGCTTGCAGTCACTATTATTTATCAGTATTTTGAAATATTTGTAAAAGAACAGGCTGAAGTTGGAGGAGTGGGTGCTTTATTTTTCTAA